Proteins co-encoded in one Azospirillum brasilense genomic window:
- a CDS encoding site-2 protease family protein, translating to MLEGLIDRIPMIFAVAIPAILAITMHEAAHGFVAMWRGDDTAWRLGRVTLNPIRHIDPLGTVVLPAVMYFTTGFVFGWAKPVPVNFGRLHHPRRDMVWVALAGPGVNFVLALVSAIIWGFTSPQGGATELWVRAALEVSVLVNVVLMVFNMIPLPPLDGGRVAVGILPDALAFPLARLEKYGMLILIGAFFLLPFIGRELGMDLSVFSWVLGPPVDYMIELIRILSGN from the coding sequence GTGCTGGAAGGTCTTATCGACCGCATACCGATGATCTTTGCGGTCGCCATCCCCGCGATCCTCGCCATCACGATGCACGAGGCGGCGCACGGCTTCGTGGCGATGTGGCGCGGCGACGACACGGCGTGGCGGCTGGGCCGGGTGACCCTGAACCCGATCCGCCACATCGACCCCCTGGGCACGGTGGTTCTGCCGGCGGTGATGTACTTCACCACCGGCTTCGTCTTCGGCTGGGCCAAGCCGGTCCCGGTGAATTTCGGGCGTCTGCACCACCCGCGCCGCGACATGGTGTGGGTGGCGCTGGCCGGGCCGGGGGTGAATTTCGTCCTGGCGCTGGTCTCCGCGATCATCTGGGGCTTCACCAGCCCGCAGGGCGGGGCGACTGAGCTGTGGGTCCGCGCCGCGCTTGAGGTGTCGGTCCTCGTCAACGTCGTGCTGATGGTCTTCAACATGATCCCGCTGCCGCCGCTTGACGGCGGGCGCGTGGCGGTCGGCATCCTGCCCGACGCGCTGGCCTTCCCCCTGGCCCGGCTGGAGAAGTACGGCATGCTGATCCTGATCGGCGCCTTCTTCCTGCTGCCCTTCATCGGGCGGGAGCTTGGCATGGACCTCAGCGTCTTCTCCTGGGTCCTCGGCCCGCCGGTCGATTACATGATCGAGCTGATCCGCATCCTCAGCGGCAACTGA
- the nagZ gene encoding beta-N-acetylhexosaminidase, translating into MWGVWLSVPDPVLPNARNASGPHRAVVFGAAGTALTADERAFFRDADPLGFILFRRNCDTPEQVRALVAEMRAAVGRADAPVLIDQEGGRVARMRPPHWPAFPAMRAFGDLAARDIAAGREAARINARLLALMLADCGVTVDCAPVCDVPVEGAHDIIGDRAFCGDPARVADLARATCEGLMAGGVLPVVKHLPGHGRAFTDSHAELPVVDAPRAALEATDFAPFRALADMPLGMVAHVVLKAIDPDQPASTSAIVVRDVVRGAPIGFGGLLFSDDLSMGALAGGMRGRAEAVLVAGLDVVLHCNGAMEEMVAVAEGVPAMSGEAVRRWARAEALRGPAQPVDADDLRARLAELLGTPQV; encoded by the coding sequence ATGTGGGGTGTGTGGTTGTCCGTCCCTGATCCGGTTCTGCCGAACGCCCGAAACGCGTCCGGACCCCATCGTGCGGTGGTGTTCGGCGCCGCCGGCACCGCCTTGACCGCGGACGAGCGCGCCTTCTTCCGCGACGCCGATCCGCTGGGCTTCATCCTGTTCCGGCGCAACTGCGACACGCCGGAGCAGGTCCGCGCGCTGGTGGCGGAGATGCGCGCGGCGGTGGGCCGCGCCGACGCCCCCGTGCTGATCGACCAGGAGGGGGGACGGGTCGCCCGCATGCGCCCGCCGCACTGGCCGGCCTTTCCGGCGATGCGCGCCTTCGGCGATCTCGCCGCCCGCGACATCGCCGCCGGGCGGGAGGCCGCCCGGATCAACGCCCGGCTGCTGGCGCTGATGCTGGCCGATTGCGGCGTGACGGTGGATTGCGCCCCGGTCTGCGACGTGCCGGTGGAGGGCGCCCACGACATCATCGGCGACCGCGCCTTCTGCGGCGATCCGGCCCGCGTGGCCGATCTGGCGCGGGCGACCTGCGAGGGGCTGATGGCCGGCGGCGTGCTGCCGGTGGTCAAGCATCTGCCCGGCCATGGCCGGGCCTTTACCGACAGCCACGCAGAGCTGCCGGTGGTGGACGCCCCGCGCGCGGCGCTGGAGGCCACCGACTTCGCGCCTTTCCGCGCCCTGGCCGACATGCCGCTGGGCATGGTCGCCCATGTGGTGCTGAAGGCCATCGATCCGGACCAGCCCGCCAGCACGTCGGCAATCGTGGTGCGCGACGTCGTGCGCGGCGCCCCCATCGGCTTCGGCGGGCTGCTGTTCAGCGACGACCTGTCGATGGGCGCGCTGGCCGGCGGCATGCGCGGCCGCGCGGAAGCGGTCCTGGTGGCCGGGCTGGACGTCGTGCTCCATTGCAACGGCGCGATGGAGGAGATGGTGGCGGTGGCCGAGGGCGTCCCGGCGATGAGCGGGGAGGCCGTCCGACGCTGGGCGCGGGCGGAGGCGCTGCGCGGGCCGGCGCAGCCGGTGGACGCCGACGACCTGCGGGCGCGTCTGGCGGAATTGCTGGGAACTCCCCAGGTTTAG
- a CDS encoding SPOR domain-containing protein has product MRYEGDVNHASDPYGTPPQRGGRRGLLGLGLAVVGIVAFAGAIVVVYSGKGQSTPDGGPPLLMADSAPTKARPEQPGGMEVPHQDKLVYERLNDRGSKSQIERLLPPPEEPLPRPVVAPQVPPSPTLPEAPAVAQLPPPPPGSTTTVPRQDGEGAAPPPPAASPAPPPAVAALPAPAPAAPAPAAPAPKAAPPPAAKPVPAPPQAQTPPQAPPAAAPKPQPAPPVAAAPAPQPAPAPAKASGGGNWRVQLAAVRSEAEASTEWKRLTSRYGAALGGLSMQVAKADLGEKGIFYRIQGVGLDEERAKSVCAQLKSQNVGCVVVRP; this is encoded by the coding sequence ATGAGGTACGAGGGCGATGTCAACCACGCCAGCGATCCCTACGGCACGCCGCCGCAGCGGGGAGGTCGGCGCGGTCTGCTCGGCCTCGGTCTGGCCGTGGTCGGCATCGTTGCCTTCGCCGGCGCGATCGTCGTGGTCTACAGCGGCAAGGGGCAGAGCACGCCGGACGGCGGTCCGCCGCTGCTGATGGCCGACAGCGCGCCGACCAAGGCCCGTCCGGAGCAGCCCGGCGGCATGGAAGTGCCGCACCAGGACAAGCTGGTCTACGAGCGGCTGAACGACCGCGGGTCGAAATCGCAGATCGAGCGCCTGCTGCCGCCGCCGGAGGAGCCGCTGCCGCGGCCGGTCGTGGCCCCCCAGGTGCCGCCGTCGCCGACCCTGCCGGAGGCGCCCGCGGTGGCCCAGCTGCCGCCGCCCCCGCCGGGCTCCACCACCACGGTGCCGCGCCAGGACGGGGAGGGGGCCGCGCCCCCGCCGCCGGCCGCTTCTCCGGCCCCGCCGCCCGCTGTCGCCGCGCTTCCGGCCCCGGCACCGGCGGCCCCGGCACCGGCGGCCCCGGCCCCCAAGGCGGCCCCGCCGCCCGCGGCCAAGCCGGTGCCGGCTCCGCCGCAGGCCCAGACGCCGCCCCAGGCTCCGCCGGCCGCGGCGCCCAAGCCGCAGCCCGCGCCGCCGGTGGCCGCCGCCCCGGCTCCGCAACCGGCGCCCGCTCCGGCCAAGGCGTCGGGCGGTGGGAACTGGCGCGTCCAGCTTGCCGCGGTGCGCAGCGAGGCCGAGGCCTCGACGGAATGGAAGCGCCTGACCAGCCGCTACGGCGCGGCGCTCGGCGGTCTGTCCATGCAGGTGGCCAAGGCCGATCTGGGCGAGAAGGGCATCTTCTACCGCATCCAGGGCGTCGGCCTCGACGAGGAGCGCGCCAAGTCGGTCTGCGCCCAGCTCAAGTCCCAGAATGTGGGGTGTGTGGTTGTCCGTCCCTGA
- the argS gene encoding arginine--tRNA ligase: MNIFKVFENDIRKLLDELAAEGQIPAGLDTARLTVEPPREAAHGDLSTNAAMILAKPAGKPPRALAELLVAKLKTRPDVASAEIAGPGFVNLRLTADVWRDRIRDVLTTGTAYGESTLGGQRPVNVEYVSANPTGPLHAAHGRGAVFGDALAALLEKAGYAVAREYYINDAGAQVDVLGRSTFLRYREALGEDIGEIPAGLYPGEYLKEVGQALAERDGNKWVGADEADWLPACRDFAIATIMEWIKEDLGVLGVHMDVYSSERALVKAGAVDTALKALEDRGLIYVGVLEPPKGKKPDDWEPRPQTLFKSTDFGDDVDRPLKKSDGSFTYFSNDIAYHYDKHRRGFDLQIDVWGADHGGYVKRMQAATTAITEGKASLDVKLCQLVHLMKNGEPVKMSKRAGTFVTLRDVIEEVGRDVVRFIMLTRRNDQTLDFDFAKVVEQSKDNPVFYVQYAHARCRSVLRHAATALPGADLSLAALAAKANLARLDSEEEMALAKRMATWPRLVESAAEAHEPHRVAFYLYDLASDFHALWNKGRDDTSLRFLIDGDEEVTVARLALVSAVATVIASGLAVMGVEPVEEMRS, from the coding sequence ATGAACATCTTCAAGGTCTTCGAGAACGACATCCGCAAGCTGCTGGACGAGCTGGCCGCCGAGGGCCAGATCCCGGCGGGGCTCGACACCGCGCGCCTGACGGTGGAGCCGCCGCGCGAGGCGGCGCACGGCGACCTGTCGACCAACGCGGCGATGATCCTGGCCAAGCCGGCGGGCAAGCCGCCCCGCGCGCTGGCCGAGCTGTTGGTGGCGAAGCTGAAGACCCGCCCCGACGTGGCGAGCGCCGAGATCGCCGGTCCGGGCTTCGTGAACCTGCGCCTGACGGCCGATGTCTGGCGCGACCGCATCCGCGACGTGCTGACCACCGGCACCGCCTATGGCGAGAGCACGCTGGGCGGTCAGCGCCCGGTGAACGTCGAATACGTGTCGGCCAACCCCACCGGCCCGCTGCACGCGGCCCATGGCCGCGGCGCCGTCTTCGGCGACGCGCTGGCCGCGCTGCTCGAGAAGGCCGGCTACGCCGTCGCCCGTGAATATTACATCAACGACGCCGGCGCCCAGGTCGACGTGCTGGGCCGCTCCACCTTCCTGCGCTACCGCGAGGCGCTGGGCGAGGACATCGGCGAGATTCCGGCGGGCCTCTATCCGGGCGAGTATCTGAAGGAGGTCGGGCAGGCCCTGGCCGAGCGCGACGGCAACAAGTGGGTCGGGGCGGACGAGGCCGACTGGCTGCCGGCCTGCCGCGACTTCGCCATCGCCACGATCATGGAATGGATCAAGGAGGACCTCGGCGTCCTCGGCGTCCACATGGACGTCTACAGCTCCGAGCGCGCGCTCGTGAAGGCCGGGGCGGTGGACACGGCGCTGAAGGCGCTGGAGGACCGCGGCCTGATCTATGTCGGCGTGCTGGAGCCGCCGAAGGGCAAGAAGCCCGACGACTGGGAGCCGCGCCCGCAGACCCTGTTCAAGTCCACCGACTTCGGCGATGACGTCGACCGCCCGCTGAAGAAGTCGGACGGGTCCTTCACCTACTTCTCCAACGACATCGCCTATCACTACGACAAGCACCGCCGCGGCTTCGACCTGCAGATCGACGTGTGGGGCGCCGACCATGGCGGCTACGTCAAGCGCATGCAGGCGGCGACCACGGCGATCACCGAGGGCAAGGCGTCGCTGGACGTGAAGCTGTGCCAGCTCGTCCATCTGATGAAGAACGGCGAGCCGGTGAAGATGTCCAAGCGCGCCGGCACCTTCGTGACGCTGCGCGACGTGATCGAGGAGGTCGGCCGCGACGTCGTTCGCTTCATCATGCTGACCCGCCGCAACGACCAGACGCTGGACTTCGACTTTGCCAAGGTCGTCGAGCAGTCGAAGGACAACCCGGTCTTCTACGTGCAGTACGCCCACGCCCGCTGCCGCTCGGTCCTGCGCCACGCCGCGACGGCGCTGCCGGGGGCCGACCTGTCGCTGGCGGCCCTGGCCGCCAAGGCCAACCTCGCCCGTCTCGACAGCGAGGAGGAGATGGCGCTGGCCAAGCGCATGGCGACCTGGCCGCGCCTGGTCGAGTCCGCCGCCGAGGCGCATGAGCCGCACCGCGTGGCCTTCTACCTGTACGACCTCGCCAGCGACTTCCACGCGCTGTGGAACAAGGGCCGCGACGACACCAGCCTGCGCTTCCTGATCGACGGCGACGAGGAGGTGACGGTGGCCCGTCTGGCGCTGGTCAGCGCGGTCGCCACGGTGATCGCCTCCGGCCTCGCCGTGATGGGCGTCGAGCCGGTGGAGGAAATGCGGTCATGA
- a CDS encoding deoxyguanosinetriphosphate triphosphohydrolase translates to MTADFSQDRPAPYGCDPAHARGRLFPEPESPTRSCFQRDRDRIVHSGGFRKLKYKTQVFVYHEGDYFRTRLTHSLEVAQIARSISRALGLNEDLAEAVALAHDLGHTPFGHAGEDALNACMAPYGGFAHNDQTLRILTMLERRYADFDGLNLTWEALEGVVKHNGPLLPLRDGETLPTTLAAFQERWDLELHTNPGAEAQVAALADDIAYNNHDIDDGLRAGLFTVDEVAELPLVGPVVRQVCDRYPGLERSRLIHETIRRMINNMIVDLLAETRERLDRHRPGSAAELRALPEAVVSFSPAMVEAQRPLRAFLKQRMYRHYRVNREMSKCKRVVTALFDLFMAEPNTLPTQWQEDVVKQGGQADRTVLARLVADYIAGMTDRYALAEYARLFDMDAKT, encoded by the coding sequence ATGACGGCGGACTTCTCCCAGGATCGCCCGGCGCCCTATGGCTGCGACCCCGCACACGCGCGCGGCCGGCTGTTCCCGGAGCCGGAAAGCCCGACGCGCTCGTGCTTCCAGCGCGACCGCGACCGCATCGTGCATTCCGGCGGCTTCCGCAAGCTGAAATACAAGACGCAGGTCTTCGTGTATCACGAGGGCGACTATTTCCGCACGCGCCTGACCCACAGCCTGGAGGTGGCGCAGATCGCCCGTTCGATCAGCCGTGCGCTCGGGCTGAACGAGGATCTGGCGGAGGCGGTGGCGCTCGCCCACGATCTCGGCCACACCCCCTTCGGCCACGCCGGCGAGGACGCGCTGAACGCCTGCATGGCGCCCTACGGCGGCTTCGCCCACAACGACCAGACGCTGCGCATCCTGACGATGCTGGAGCGGCGCTACGCCGATTTCGACGGGCTGAACCTGACCTGGGAAGCGCTGGAGGGCGTGGTCAAGCACAACGGCCCGCTGCTGCCTCTCCGTGACGGTGAAACGCTGCCGACGACGCTGGCCGCCTTCCAGGAGCGCTGGGACCTGGAGCTTCACACCAACCCGGGCGCCGAGGCGCAGGTGGCGGCGCTGGCCGACGACATCGCATACAACAACCACGACATCGACGACGGGCTGCGCGCCGGCCTGTTCACGGTGGACGAGGTGGCGGAGCTGCCGCTGGTCGGCCCGGTGGTGCGACAGGTCTGCGACCGCTATCCGGGGCTGGAGCGGTCCCGCCTGATCCACGAGACGATCCGGCGGATGATCAACAACATGATCGTCGACCTGCTGGCCGAGACGCGGGAGCGGCTGGACCGCCACCGTCCGGGCAGCGCCGCCGAACTGCGCGCCCTGCCGGAAGCGGTGGTCAGCTTCTCCCCGGCGATGGTCGAGGCGCAGCGGCCCTTGCGCGCCTTCCTGAAACAGCGCATGTACCGCCATTACCGGGTGAACCGGGAGATGAGCAAGTGCAAGCGGGTGGTCACCGCCCTGTTCGACCTGTTCATGGCCGAACCGAACACCCTGCCGACGCAATGGCAGGAGGATGTCGTGAAGCAGGGCGGGCAGGCGGACCGGACGGTGCTGGCGCGGTTGGTCGCCGACTACATCGCCGGGATGACCGACCGCTACGCGCTCGCCGAATACGCCCGCCTGTTCGACATGGACGCCAAGACCTGA
- the erpA gene encoding iron-sulfur cluster insertion protein ErpA, whose protein sequence is MPDTALPATAQEGARVLTVSDSAAKRVAFLIEHEGDPALMLRLTVSGGGCSGFQYGFAFDATANEDDHVFEKNGVKVVTDDVSLDLLAGSTLDYVEDLMGAAFQIKNPNATASCGCGNSFAA, encoded by the coding sequence ATGCCCGACACCGCCCTTCCCGCCACCGCGCAAGAGGGTGCGCGCGTTCTGACCGTGTCCGACAGCGCCGCCAAGCGCGTCGCCTTCCTGATCGAGCACGAGGGCGACCCGGCCCTGATGCTGCGCCTGACCGTGTCGGGCGGCGGCTGCTCCGGCTTTCAGTACGGCTTCGCCTTCGACGCCACGGCGAACGAGGACGACCATGTCTTCGAGAAGAACGGCGTGAAGGTCGTCACCGACGACGTCTCGCTGGACCTGCTCGCCGGCTCCACCCTCGACTATGTCGAGGACCTGATGGGGGCCGCCTTCCAGATCAAGAATCCGAACGCCACGGCCTCCTGCGGCTGCGGCAACTCCTTCGCCGCTTGA
- a CDS encoding exodeoxyribonuclease III produces the protein MKIATWNVNSAKARLPLITDWLRAESPDVALLQEIKCETAAFPRAAFEELGYHVTPVGQKSYNGVAFLSKAPHEDVLTRLPGEPEDEQARYVEATVAGVRIASLYLPNGNPLGTEKFAYKLRWMDRLHAHARGLLAQEIPFVLGGDYNIIPEPRDVFDPVAFAGDALFQPESRAKFRALLNLGLTEAYRALHDDDHAYTFWDYQAGCWPRDLGLRIDHFLLSPQAADRLVECRIDRRPRGAEKASDHTPVLLHLRDGSDIS, from the coding sequence GTGAAGATCGCCACCTGGAACGTCAATTCGGCGAAGGCCCGCCTTCCGCTGATCACCGACTGGCTGCGCGCGGAGTCCCCGGACGTCGCGCTTCTCCAGGAGATCAAGTGCGAGACCGCGGCCTTTCCCCGCGCCGCCTTCGAGGAGTTGGGCTATCACGTCACGCCGGTGGGGCAGAAATCCTACAACGGCGTGGCGTTCCTCTCCAAGGCGCCGCACGAGGACGTGCTGACCCGCCTGCCCGGCGAGCCGGAGGACGAGCAGGCCCGCTATGTCGAGGCCACGGTGGCCGGCGTGCGCATCGCCTCGCTCTATCTGCCCAACGGCAATCCGCTCGGGACGGAGAAATTCGCCTACAAGCTCCGCTGGATGGACCGGCTGCACGCCCACGCCCGCGGCCTGCTGGCGCAGGAGATCCCCTTCGTTCTGGGCGGCGACTACAACATCATTCCGGAGCCGCGCGACGTCTTCGACCCGGTGGCCTTCGCCGGCGACGCCCTGTTCCAGCCCGAATCGCGGGCGAAGTTCCGTGCCCTGTTGAATCTGGGCCTGACCGAAGCCTACCGCGCCCTTCACGACGACGACCACGCCTACACCTTCTGGGATTATCAGGCGGGCTGCTGGCCGCGCGACCTGGGGTTGCGCATCGATCACTTCCTGCTGTCCCCGCAAGCCGCCGACCGTCTGGTGGAGTGCCGCATCGACCGCCGCCCGCGCGGTGCGGAAAAGGCGTCCGACCACACGCCCGTCCTTCTCCACCTGCGCGACGGATCAGACATTTCTTAA
- a CDS encoding tyrosine-type recombinase/integrase has translation MPKTAAGLTARKVATVKVPGMFADGNGLYLQVTATGAKTWIFRYGFAGRRREMGLGSAKTVTLAKARDEAQKKRGLLAEGIDPLEAKAQQEAKQRLAAVRLTSFRECAEAYIKANRPGWSNDKHAAQWESTLAAYAYPVLGDLPVAEIDTTLVLKVLEAIWTTKTETASRVRGRIEAVLDYAKVRGHRTGENPARWKGHLDLILPAKAAVARVEHHPALPYPEMPAFWPKLQAQDGMGARALEFCILTAARSSEVLGARWGEIDIKAKVWTIPANRMKAGSEHRVPLSTPAIALLRKMAAIRTGTSPNDLVFPGQRDARPLSNMAMAMVLRRMTLDATPHGFRSTFRTWVAEQTRFPDAVAEAALAHTIDDKVVAAYQRGTMLEKRRELMEAWAHFCTVVDAKTALLDRRSTKRSAR, from the coding sequence TTGCCGAAGACGGCTGCCGGGCTCACGGCCCGCAAGGTCGCGACGGTTAAGGTGCCGGGCATGTTTGCCGATGGCAACGGTCTGTACCTCCAGGTGACCGCGACCGGCGCGAAAACGTGGATTTTCCGCTACGGCTTCGCCGGCCGGCGGCGCGAGATGGGGCTGGGCTCCGCCAAGACGGTGACGCTCGCCAAGGCTCGCGACGAGGCGCAGAAGAAGCGGGGACTGCTTGCTGAGGGAATCGATCCATTAGAGGCGAAGGCCCAACAGGAGGCCAAGCAACGTCTCGCCGCCGTCCGGTTGACCAGCTTCCGCGAGTGCGCTGAAGCTTACATCAAGGCGAATCGACCTGGATGGTCCAACGACAAGCACGCGGCCCAATGGGAAAGCACATTAGCAGCCTATGCCTATCCAGTGCTGGGTGACCTTCCTGTTGCCGAGATCGACACCACGCTCGTGCTGAAGGTGCTGGAAGCGATCTGGACCACCAAGACCGAAACCGCCAGCCGCGTGCGCGGCCGGATCGAAGCGGTTCTCGACTATGCCAAGGTCCGGGGCCATCGAACCGGCGAGAACCCGGCCCGCTGGAAAGGGCACCTTGACCTGATTTTGCCCGCCAAGGCGGCGGTGGCACGAGTAGAGCACCATCCTGCCCTCCCTTATCCTGAGATGCCGGCTTTCTGGCCGAAGCTCCAGGCTCAGGACGGCATGGGAGCCCGTGCGCTTGAGTTCTGCATCCTGACGGCCGCACGCTCTTCCGAGGTGCTGGGCGCGCGCTGGGGCGAAATCGACATTAAAGCAAAAGTCTGGACCATCCCAGCCAATCGCATGAAGGCCGGTTCTGAACACCGCGTCCCTCTGAGCACGCCCGCCATCGCCCTGCTGCGCAAAATGGCCGCGATTCGCACCGGCACCAGCCCAAACGATCTGGTGTTCCCTGGCCAGCGCGACGCGCGCCCGCTGTCCAACATGGCAATGGCGATGGTGTTGCGGCGCATGACGCTTGATGCCACGCCACATGGCTTCCGCTCGACCTTCCGCACTTGGGTAGCGGAGCAGACCCGCTTTCCTGATGCCGTTGCCGAGGCCGCGCTCGCCCACACCATCGACGACAAGGTGGTTGCCGCCTACCAGCGGGGCACAATGCTGGAGAAGCGACGCGAGTTGATGGAAGCGTGGGCGCACTTCTGCACCGTCGTGGACGCCAAGACGGCACTGCTGGACCGCCGCAGCACGAAACGCAGCGCGCGCTGA
- a CDS encoding helix-turn-helix domain-containing protein: MKPISSLDPRDILPSALYAAAPSLTEPVAMTVPHAVQFSGIGRSRLYELMNAGQIEAVKAGNRTLVLTASIRAYLADLPAAFPKREG, from the coding sequence GTGAAGCCCATCTCCAGCCTCGACCCCCGTGACATTCTCCCCAGTGCGCTCTATGCGGCGGCGCCTTCCCTCACCGAGCCCGTCGCCATGACCGTGCCGCACGCCGTCCAGTTCTCTGGAATTGGGCGTTCGAGGCTTTACGAACTGATGAACGCGGGCCAGATTGAAGCCGTTAAAGCCGGCAACCGCACGCTGGTCCTCACGGCTTCGATCCGAGCCTATCTCGCCGACTTGCCCGCCGCCTTCCCGAAGCGGGAGGGTTAG
- a CDS encoding helix-turn-helix domain-containing protein, whose protein sequence is MSLDASKLVWRHSQATGSARVVLLALADHANEAFEAWPSQATLAGMAKVTDRQVRKALRRLVELGEITPIRTGPRGVTVYRITCGAPEAGTPPRRELRPRNSSSTRNPSSTLEL, encoded by the coding sequence ATGAGCCTCGACGCCTCGAAGCTGGTCTGGCGGCACTCTCAGGCGACCGGTAGCGCCCGCGTGGTTCTGCTGGCGCTGGCCGACCATGCCAACGAAGCCTTCGAAGCATGGCCGTCCCAGGCCACGCTTGCCGGTATGGCGAAGGTGACCGACCGTCAGGTGCGCAAGGCGCTGCGCCGGTTGGTGGAGTTGGGGGAAATCACCCCCATCAGAACCGGGCCACGCGGGGTGACCGTCTACCGCATCACCTGCGGAGCCCCTGAAGCTGGCACCCCACCCCGGCGGGAGCTCCGACCCCGGAACTCCAGTTCCACCCGGAACCCCAGTTCCACCCTGGAACTCTAG
- a CDS encoding AAA family ATPase has protein sequence MTLAERLLEHGIRLPSYGQGGHKIVCPQCSHTRRHKADPYLSVTVDDDSGAVWNCHHCGWTGNVGAQDHDAPVPSPRPRKPKPVKPAFTPGTLPEGMVEWFANRGISRATLEAAGVTRVQTWMPGCAPGATVGAIAFPYRRNGEVVNVKYRTRGKRFRQEKDAEKVFYNLDGIAGAREAIIVEGEIDALSLLEAGFVNVLSVPDGAPQRVREGDIDPEDDAKFAYVWNCRTELAGVEKIVIATDAYGPGKALAEELARRFGRERCLRVEWLAADGNPRKDANEVLVNDGPVALRDAIASAKPWPIRSLHDADDFREAVLSLYRDGRQRARSTGWTSLDPYMTIREGELSVVTGIPNSGKSEFIDALMVNLACDHGWRFAVCSFENPPDEHLSKLAEKYTMTPFWDGPRPRMTEAVLARTLDVLRERFFFIRADDVAPTLDWVLEAAAAAVMRYGIRGLVIDPWNEIEHHRPANMTETEYVSHALGMIKRFAARHGVHVWLVAHPAKMQREAGKFPVPTLYDISGSANFANKADLGVVVYRVPEAYPPRTEIHIRKCRFKSVGRLGMVTLAYDTVTGRYSDISELPASRDDAGTEHGSGRRPRWGGDD, from the coding sequence ATGACCCTTGCTGAACGCCTTCTCGAACACGGCATCCGCCTCCCCTCCTACGGCCAGGGCGGGCACAAGATTGTCTGCCCGCAGTGCAGCCACACCCGCCGCCACAAGGCCGACCCCTACCTGTCCGTGACGGTGGACGACGATAGCGGCGCCGTCTGGAACTGCCACCATTGCGGCTGGACCGGCAACGTGGGCGCCCAGGATCATGACGCCCCTGTCCCGAGCCCCCGGCCCCGCAAGCCGAAGCCGGTCAAGCCGGCCTTCACGCCCGGTACCTTGCCGGAGGGAATGGTGGAGTGGTTCGCCAACCGCGGCATCAGCCGCGCCACCCTGGAAGCCGCGGGCGTCACCCGCGTCCAGACCTGGATGCCCGGCTGCGCGCCCGGCGCCACGGTCGGCGCCATCGCCTTCCCCTACCGCCGGAACGGCGAGGTGGTCAACGTGAAGTACCGGACCCGTGGCAAGCGGTTCAGGCAGGAAAAGGACGCGGAGAAGGTCTTCTACAACCTCGACGGCATTGCCGGAGCCAGGGAAGCCATCATCGTAGAAGGCGAGATCGACGCCCTGAGCCTGCTCGAAGCCGGGTTCGTCAACGTCCTGTCCGTGCCCGATGGCGCCCCGCAGCGGGTGAGGGAAGGCGACATCGACCCCGAGGACGATGCGAAGTTCGCCTACGTGTGGAACTGCCGCACTGAGCTGGCAGGGGTGGAGAAGATCGTCATCGCCACCGATGCGTACGGGCCGGGCAAGGCGCTGGCCGAGGAACTGGCCCGCCGCTTCGGTCGGGAACGCTGCTTGCGAGTCGAATGGCTGGCCGCCGATGGAAACCCGCGCAAGGACGCCAACGAGGTGCTGGTGAACGATGGTCCCGTCGCCCTGCGGGATGCCATTGCGAGCGCCAAGCCGTGGCCGATCCGCTCCCTTCACGACGCCGACGACTTCCGGGAAGCGGTTCTGAGCCTCTACCGCGACGGGCGGCAGCGGGCGCGCTCCACCGGCTGGACGAGCCTCGACCCCTACATGACCATCCGGGAAGGCGAACTGTCGGTGGTGACCGGTATCCCCAACAGTGGCAAGTCGGAGTTCATCGACGCCCTGATGGTCAACCTCGCGTGCGATCACGGATGGCGGTTCGCCGTGTGCAGCTTCGAGAACCCGCCGGACGAGCATCTGTCCAAGCTGGCCGAGAAGTACACCATGACGCCCTTCTGGGATGGGCCGCGCCCCCGCATGACTGAAGCCGTGCTGGCCCGCACCCTTGATGTGCTGCGGGAGCGCTTCTTCTTCATCCGGGCCGACGATGTGGCCCCGACGCTGGACTGGGTGCTGGAGGCCGCCGCCGCCGCGGTGATGCGCTACGGCATCCGCGGGCTGGTCATCGACCCGTGGAACGAGATTGAGCACCACCGGCCCGCCAACATGACCGAGACGGAATACGTCAGTCATGCCCTCGGCATGATCAAGCGGTTCGCGGCGCGGCATGGCGTGCATGTGTGGCTCGTGGCGCACCCGGCGAAGATGCAGCGGGAGGCAGGGAAGTTCCCGGTGCCCACCCTTTACGACATTTCCGGGTCCGCCAACTTCGCGAACAAGGCCGACCTGGGGGTGGTGGTGTATCGTGTTCCCGAAGCGTACCCGCCCCGCACCGAAATCCACATTCGCAAGTGCCGCTTTAAGTCGGTGGGCCGCCTGGGCATGGTAACGCTGGCCTACGACACGGTGACGGGGCGGTATTCCGACATATCCGAACTCCCCGCCTCCCGTGACGATGCCGGAACGGAACATGGGAGTGGCAGGCGACCCCGCTGGGGCGGCGATGATTGA